CGGCGCTGcaccaaccccctcccccccaatgaGGAAAAAGTTGAATGGGAGGGGGCGGCCGGGCCACCGGAAACCCGCGCGGATGGAAACGCGGTTTCCCCGGCAACGAGCCGCGAACGGCCCTGACGTCATCGTGGGAAGGGCGGAACCGTTCGCCCACGTTCGCGCGTCGGGGGCCCGGGCCCCGCCCACCCGGGGAAGGGGCAGTCTCATTGGTGGCCGCGCCGTTCGCTTATCTTCATAAACCAATAGCAATGCGGGTTTACCGCCTGGAGGCGGGACTTAGCCGTGACCGGGCTGAGTGCGCAAGTGCGAGCGCGGAGGCGCCGCGCCCCCTCCCCCCTCGCCTGCCAACTTGGGGGCGGGAGACGCAGCGCAGGGCCTGACGGCTGCGCTGGGCCAGGACGGGAAGAGGGGGCGTAGCTGGGGGCGCCGCACGTGGACCCCCTGCACGGGCAAGCTCACGTGCACCCCTCCCTTCCCGCCCAGGCGTTTCCTGCCGCCCCCCGCCCGCAGCCGCCGCGTGCAGCCCGGGGCTGGGGGAGGCGAGGGGCGCGGGGACCTGGGGGCTGCGGCGTGTCCAGGGAGCAGCAGAAGGGGAAGAGGGCCCGGCGGGTGCAAAGTCCCGGGGGAGAAGCTGGGGAGCCGGTGGAGTGGGGGCAAGGCCCCGGGAGGGTGGTCGTCAGTCTGAGAGCGGATGAGCGGAGACCAGGGCGCGTTGGGGGCCCAGGATGTCCACAAGGCTCAGGGCGGAGGCCCGAGCAGGGCTCGCAGGGGGCCCTGCAGCAGAAGTGGTGGAGGTGGGCGGGCGAAGCTGGGGTTTCGGTGGCTGGAGGCGGAGGGCGCTCTCTGCAGGGGCTTGGGTTTCACAGCTAGGTGGGAGGCGGGGAGGGTGTGAAATGGCTGCGGGATATCCTggcccaggggctggccaggaggtggggtgaggtggagaagccccgggggtggggggagcaagAATTCCACCTGGCCAGCCGCCTGGCTGTGGGCCCAGAGCCGACAGGGTTGCCTTTGTCAGGTGGGGAGATGTGAGTCCAAGGCTAGACCCTGAGGCTAGCCTGGGAAGAGAGTCAAGGAAGATTTGGGTAGTGTGGCTGCCAGGTGGGAGGGAGCCCGGGCCCCTCACTTCACGGGTGGGCCGCTCTTGGTGGTGACTGGTGGCAGGAGGGCACCGGGGGTCCCCACTTCCTGCTTGAGGCTGGAGTTCCCATGGGCGCTGTGAGCTGGTTCCAGTGCCAGGGGCCAGGGCCAGAGGTGGTTTGGGGTGGGCAGCAGGGAGGAGCCGCAGCAGGCGGGGCGCCCCGGCCGCAGACGCCCCCACCCGGCCTGGGCGCGACTCCACCCTCCTCTCGAGGCGCCGAGGAATGGGGAGTTGACAACCTCCAGGCTGAGGCTGGAGACGCTGCACCCTccctgcccgccccccccccacaaGGGCGTTGGGGCCCAACCCCGGAGTTCGGCTCCAGCCCCACCCACGGGCCGCCCTGCCCTGGAAGGGCAGAGAACAGGCAGCCTCTGGTGTCACCTGGGACAGGTGAGCGGCTCAGCCTCCCGGGCGGCGGGGGGGCGCAGCCACCTGGGAGCCTGCCATCTCTGCCCCGTGCGCTGCGCCCTCCCGGCCTCTTTGCTTCTCTGCCACCTGCCCCCCCCATTCCCCTACCCCTCGATCCCCCCCCACTTTCCCACCCATTCGCCTATCCCTCTGTGCCCCCAGTCTCTTTCCccccccctttccctcctccctgccctcccaccctccttccctatgtgtcttcctctccctttttctttgcCTTCCTCGGTCTCCCGGCCCCTTTCTATTTCTGTCGCTGTCCCCATCTTCTCCGGCGGGCTCCGTCTATTTTCGTCCGTCCCGTCGCTGTCTCCGTCGCTGTCCCACCCGCTTCTCCCGGCCCCTCCCCCACTTCCGCCCCCTCCCCGAGTCCCCCTCCCCCGGCACATTCCAGCCGCCGCCCCCGCTCGCGGCCCCTCCCGGGAGCCAGCTGCTGCGTTGGGTGCccggggatggagggagggggctcaggCCGGGGTCAGAGGTCAGGGCGGGGGCGGGGAGAGCTCCCCTAACCGCTCTGGAATGTGGGCGGGGCGGGCACCCTGCAGGCGGAGCCGGAGGCAGCTGGCCGCGAGCGCCGTGTACACCCCGCACCCGGGGCGCGCAACGCAGCAGGCACAGGCCAGCCCGCCACCCGCACCCCCAGACTCGCCCCACACAGTCAGTATTTTTTAAGCACCGACTATGTGCAGGGCTCCTGGCTCTGAAGCGCGGGTTCCAGAGGCAACACACACCCCCTACACAACCCTTCAAACCGGCCCCCAGCCCTCCCGTAGGTTCCAGCCCCCCGCCCAACCCCCAGCAAGCGACACCCCCACTCACCCGGGGCCGGGACCTGCCTTAACAAAATCCCCCAAAAAAAGGTCACACCCGGTGACCCCATTCAGACACCCACAAGCCCCTCTGAAGAAAGCACTCCCCCAAAAAACATGCGTCCGCGGTGGAGGGGGGCTGCTTGGGAACAGCCTGAAGACGCTTTAGCCACAAACACTGCCCACCCCTGCCTCGGCGCAGGCCCCGCCCTGTCTCCGTCCGGCTGAtctgggtggtgtgtgtgtgtgtgtgtgtgtgaactacCCCCATGGCTGgggggcaggtgtgtgtgtaACCCCTATGGCTGGGGCACAGGTGTGTGTGCGTGCTCCCCCGATGGCTGAgggagaggggtgtgtgtgtgtgcacgcacgcaCCCAACCCTATTCTCCAGAAATCCTTTCCATTGCTGCTGGCGAGGTGAAGGGACTGGAAGTGACACCTGGAACTTGGAGCCTAAGGGGACAGTTCTGCGGGTCCCACAACATCAAAAAGAAAAGACCGGAGAACAAGGTGGCCCTCCACGGAGCTGGCTTCCACAGTGACCCCGGGTGCTGCAGCTGCCCCGGCCCCTTCTCGGGGGAGCACCCGCGGCCTGAGAGGGGCCGGCTGcccgggtgtgtgtgtgtgtgtgccctcGCAGAGGGTGTCCATGAGTCTGGGTGTCCCTGCTGCGTGCATCGCTGCTTTTGACCATGCAGCTGCCCTGGGAGTGGGGGGCCTGGGAGACATCCAGAAGCACCACGGGGGCCCCTTGTGTGCCGCCTGGAGCTCGCGGGGAGCCAGTGTGGGGGTGAGCAAGCCAGGCCCCCATGGGGGGCACCTCCTACTGCCCCTCGGGCTTCTAGGGGCCACCAGCCCTCAGGGTCCTCGCGGGCTTGTGTGTCTCTGTGCACTCTGCAGTTGCTTCCGTATGTGCTGTTAAGTGTGAATGCGTGTCTGCAGACCCGTCCGTGCCTTGGTTTACCTCCACACAGGGGTCCCTATCTGGGTCACTGGGGCACAGTTGAGCTTGAGATGGGTCCACGGCACCTGCCCAGGGTGTGTGTCACCGTGTGCAGTCGGGTTTCTCCATGTGACCGGCGCCTCTGTGGCACATCCCGGGTGGCTCGCGTGCACGGGCTGAGTGTGCACTGAGTGTGCTGGGCCGGGGTGGAGGCAGGGCTGGCCCCAGCAGCCCCCACGTTCCTGGGCTGTGACTCAGGCCTGTGGGGAGGGGTGAGTCAGGCCGGGGAGCTTCAGCCGggtgcccccacccacccccgcaCCCTGCGTATCCTCTGCTTCCGCAGGGACCCCTTCCAAGAAGCTGGAGGGAAACCGAGGCCCTCCCTTGTGACAGGAAGCTGAATCTCGTGTGTTCCCAGCTCCCAGGCACCTGGGGCCTCCTGGGGACTTCAGAGTCCCCACCTGCTCCTGCAGGTGGCACCGGGAGAGGGGGCAGCGTTAACCGTTCCCTGGCTGGGCTTCTGGCCTTGGTGGCAGCTGCTCCTGACGCGCTGCACCTGTGCCATCCCAGGGCCGTGAGTCACGCCACCAGGCCCTGCCTGGCACACGTGCCCCAGGGTCCCTGTTCGCCCGAGTCATGCACATGCAGCCCAGGGCCCCGCTGCACCTGGTCTTCTGCCCGATCACCGTGCACATGCTTTTGGGACCATGCACAGCCCCCTGGGTTCTTGCACATACGGATGGCACCACAGAAACAGGGGAACACACCCCAGGCAAACGTGTTCCCACTGTCACACAGCCACCCACGAGTGGTTTCACGCACACACTTCCACGCctgtgtgcacatacacacacctgtGACTTGGGACTCAGGAACCCACTTCCACGCCAGTGTGCCACACAAACCTGTGTCCTGGGATTCATGAACACAATTGCACATTCATGTGCCTACACACCCACAGCCACACACCAGTGGCTTCATACACTACTTCCACGccatgtgcatgcatgcacacctGTGTCCTCAGTTTCATAAACACACTCCCATGCCCGTGTGCGTGTGCATACATCCACACACGAGTGGTTTCACACATACACCTCCATGCCTGGATGCACACTCACCTACACGCCAGTGGCTTCACACACTTCCATGCCTgtttgcatgcacacacactcatatacgGATGTCCTGGTTTAAAGTTCAGCCTTCCAAGCCTGTGtgcatgcacacccacacaccaGTGGCTTCACGTACACACTTCCAAGCGCATGTGTATCCACACTCACATACGAGTGTGCCCTGGGTTACACACACCTTCCATGCCCGTGTGTGCACGCTCTGACCCACTCTGCTGTCCACCCAAGCACGTCTGGAGTCATCATCCTTGCTTGTCCAGTTGTTTACCCACGGGTCCCTGTCGCCATCCGCCTGCCCACGGGCACGCGCGTGCAAGCACATGTCCGCGCCTGCTGTCCCCCACCCCGGCAATGGGCCCTGCGGATCTGGGCCGGCCTGGCCGACAGGAGAAGCGGCCACGACCGCCCCACTTCGGCGTCTCCGCCGGCGGCCGCCAGGTGCACGGTCGGGCCCCCGCCTGGCCGGGAGGGGGCGGTGACTACGCGGCCCCGGGGCGCCCACCCCCCCACGCGCCTTTCATCTTGGCCATGCCCGTCCCGGGCCCAGACGCTCATTACCGCCTGGCGCCCGGTTATTAGCCGGGTTCGCGGGAGGACCCGGCGTCCCGCAGCCCCGGCCCCGCGGGGAGGGTGGAGGGGACGGCGCGGGAGCGAGGCGGCCCGCCGGGTCCTCCGGGCGACGCCCACCCCACCCTCGGAGGTGGTTCCTGGTCGCGCTGGGGGGCGGGGTACGGCTAGGGAGGGGTCGGGATGGGGAATGAGCCAACGCGGAGACCCCCGGCTTAATGCCCCTGGCTCCGGGGCAGGCGGCGAGCCCTGCACGTGGGGGAGCGGGAACGGCACCCTCAGCACCCCCTGGCCCGAAGATTCTGAGTCCTGCGCCCCACGGCGTGAGCCGAGGCTGTGGGGTCGCCGTGTCCCCGTCCCCGGGCTGCGCGCACTGGCCGTGGGGGTAGGGGGCGTCCCCTCCCAGGCAGGGGCGCGCGGCGGGCTCGGGGGGCGGGATCGCGGGGGCGCCCGCGAGGGTGAGGCGGCAGCGCCCTCATGTGGCCGCCAGGCGGAGCGCGCCCGGGGCCGGGACCCGCGTGCTGCAGCAGCCCTGGCAGgtacacacacaggtacacaccTGAGGCCCAGGTACGCAAGGCAGACCCCCGGCACAGCGCAGGTGTGCCTGACTACAGGTACCCACCGTTACCGGCCCACAGCGTCATGGACCACACGGAGCCCGTGCTTGTAGGGGGCTGGTAGTAAACGCTCGGCAAGCATGTGAAgccagaaagaatgaatgaacgcGGGGGCGTAGGGGGGCGGACGCTGCACAAAACCGAGAACCCGGGAACAATGGGAGGGGGCGTGGAGGACGCTCCGGGGCTGCGGCCGCCCAAGGGCCTCCTGCCCGGTCTGGGGCAAGCAGCAGCCCGTCCTGCCCGAGAGGCTCGGCCTGCCGCCCCCGGATCCCAGGCGCTCCCCAGCGGcccgggtgggtgggtgggtctgTGGGGGCCCCCGCCACGGGTAGCGGGCGGGGCTGAGAGCTGACGTCGCCCTCTGCGTGTGTGGCTGACGCTGCAGCCGCCGCCACGGCTGTCTTTGGGGACTCGCATGCGGGGGGCTGTGGCGTGGGGATGTAAGGTTCCGAGGGGGGCGGTGATGGGTCATGGAGCCACTGTCTGGGGGAGGGGTGTCCTGACCCCTGGTGACCTTGACCCTGCCCATGCATTCCCTGCTATGAGGGTCAGCCAGACGCACCTGCGGGTGGGAGACTGAGGTCAGGGAGAGGCTGGAACTTGTCTGGGGTCCACTGCAAAGCAGGGtctctgcctccccccaccccgacGCCCCCCGAAGGCTTTCTGGGGCAGGACTGTAGCTTGGGTCACTGCCCCGGGTGGGCAGGGTCTCTGTACTACTTTCTCCCATTCCAGGAGGGCCCAGAGCCACAAGAGAGTGACGGTCCCTGCGAAGCTAGTTCCCCTGATAGCAGAGGTCTGGGGGACCCTCCAGGACCTCCAGCTGAACAGCGGACAGGCACCCCCCTGACCATCCCACCCCCAGCAGGAAGCAGGTGGGTTGTGGGGGTGCAGAATCGCGCGTGGCTGCCTTGTTGCTGACTGGGGGACGGAAggctgagctgagctgagctgagcttGGGAAGCGCTCCGTGGGGTCAGCACCGAGATGCACAATATCCCGCCAGGCAAATGTTGGGGCGTAGGTGACGCATGGGGTGTGGGTGAAGGCTGAGCTCAGTATGAAGACAGGTGTGGCTGCGGGTTGGGGTTTGTAAGCAAACTGGCTTGGCTGAAGGTGGGGTGCGCAAAGTCCTGGGAAGTGAGAAGACGTGGATGCTGACGAATGTTGCGGTCACCTAAATTGGGATGCGTCTGAGTGCTGGGGTGAGGCTGGGCCTTGGGTCGATCGCGTGAAGTACTGCATCCATGGGCTTTGGGATCCTGGGAGCATTGGGGTGCAGGTTTTGTAGGCAAGGTATCCGGAACGATGTCGGGGTTCAGAAGGAGTTGGGGTTTCTGGGAGCTGGAGCCCGGTTGGGTATGGGGATTCCGGTGAGGTCGGGGTGCCGGCAATTGCTGGAGTACAGCGGAGATCCGGGCGCGGCCGACACCGGGAACCCCACGAGGCTCCGGCCCCTGGAGGCAGCGGCGGGAGGCACCTTTGTTCCCCGCCACAGGCCGGAGCGGGGGCCGGGGCACGCGGAAGTGGGTCAGCCCCGCCCCTCGCGCGCCGGCCCCGCCCCCCGCGCACGCGGACGCGGGACTGCGGCCTGCAGGCCCGGACGCCCCCGCCAATCACCGCGCCCGACGCCAGCGCGAGGGCAGGGGCGGGGCCGGAGCGGGGCCGGCCCCTAATTATGAATATGAGGCGCGGCCTCGGCCTTCGGCGCCTCGGATTGGCCGGCTTGGTGCGGGGGGAGGGCTTGGGGGCGGGTCCCGGCGGCGGCGGATATAAGGCCGGGCTCCGGCGCCCCCCCTCACTCGCGCGTTAGGAGGCTCGGGCTGTTGTGCTGCGTCGGTGTCTTCCCTCCTGCGTCAGGGACCTGCCCGACTCAGTGGTGAGGCCCTGGCGGCGGTGGCGGTGGTGCCGAGCAGCCCGGACGGCGGGCGGCCTAGGCAGGCGAGGCGGGGCTGCAGCGGCACGCCCTTGGGAGGGGGCGGCGGCCGGGGCGGGCCCGGGCTGGCGTCCGTCCCGCCGGCGGCGAGGGCAGCGGGGAGCGGGGCCGAGCGGCGGCCGGAGGGCGTGCCCCCGCGGGCGAGGGCCGCCGGCGAGCGGGGCGCTGCCGCAAAATGGCGGCGGCGGGCTGGAGGCTGCGCCCAGCGAAATGGCGGGAGCGCCCGAGTTCCCGGATGGAGTGGCGCAGGGCGCGTGCGGGGCGCATGCGCGCGGCGCGGGGGCGGGGCTCCGGGCCGGGCTGCAGGGCGGGCCGGGGTCGGCGCTCCCGCctcccgagcctcagtttccccgtttCTCCGGCTGGAGTCGCACGAGGGGGTGCATGCCCGGTGCAGACGTGGGCCCCAGGCCCCCTCCCGGCCTCTTCCGGGGGTCGCCCCAGCGCACCCCGCTCGCCTCGGGAGCCCATGCTCCCTGGTGGCAGGTTCCCCGGCCCTGCAGAATTGCTGTTTATAAAGCTGCGGTCTCCCCCGAGGCCTCCTACAGTTCACAAAGCATTCCTCCCCCTCCCAGCAAACAGCAGCGAGGGCACCTGGGGCAGTTAGGGAAGGAGCTGAGCCCCTCGGTGCAGAAGGGAGGGTGGGGTACGCCCCTGGCCCTGGGCGCACCCGGTAACCCGCCGAGGCCGACGGACCGGGCACCTGCTCCCACGTCCAGCTCCCTAAGGGGGTCCTTAGGGGGCGTCCCCCCCAGCTGCAGCAGGAGCAGGGAGCCCTCAGCCTGGGGGGCAGGGGTCGACAGGTTGATTTGAATTTGCAGGCTTTAGGTGTGGGTTTGGGGTGCACACATGCAGGACAGTGAGCTTCTCACATCTCCCCAGTGCGTATAAAGCTAGTATAAAGCAGCGCAAGGGGAGACCGAGGCTGTGTCCGCGGCGGGCGCCATGGCATCGGACGAAGGCAAGCTGTTCGTCGGCGGGCTGAGCTTCGACACCAACGAGCAGTCGCTGGAGCAGGTCTTCTCCAAGTATGGACAGATCTCCGAAGGTGAGGCTGGCGCGGGGTGGCACGCGCGCTCCCACTCCTGGGGCTGCTGGGCGCTGACCACAGGCCTCTCCCCCATGCAGTGGTGGTCGTGAAGGACAGGGAGACACAGCGGTCGCGAGGGTTTGGGTTTGTCACCTTCGAGAACATCGACGACGCCAAGGACGCCATGATGGCCATGAACGGGAAGGTGAGGGGTGGGCGGCGGGGGTGGCAGAGCGCCAGCCGGTCCCCTGAGGGTGGTCCAGCGGAAACTGACCAGCCCGTCTCTTCTGCAGTCGGTCGATGGCCGGCAGATCCGAGTTGACCAAGCCGGGAAGTCGTCGGACAGCCGGTCCCGCGGGTACCGGGGCGGCTCTGCTGGGGGCCGGGGCTTCTTCCGCGGGGGCCGAGGACGGGGCCGTGGGT
This Choloepus didactylus isolate mChoDid1 chromosome 25 unlocalized genomic scaffold, mChoDid1.pri SUPER_25_unloc1, whole genome shotgun sequence DNA region includes the following protein-coding sequences:
- the LOC119525355 gene encoding cold-inducible RNA-binding protein isoform X6; this translates as MASDEGKLFVGGLSFDTNEQSLEQVFSKYGQISEVVVVKDRETQRSRGFGFVTFENIDDAKDAMMAMNGKSVDGRQIRVDQAGKSSDSRSRGYRGGSAGGRGFFRGGRGRGRGFSRGGGDRGYGGSRFESRSGGYGGSRDYYSRSQGGGYGDRSSGGSYRDSYDSYG
- the LOC119525355 gene encoding cold-inducible RNA-binding protein isoform X2, with protein sequence MASDEGKLFVGGLSFDTNEQSLEQVFSKYGQISEVVVVKDRETQRSRGFGFVTFENIDDAKDAMMAMNGKSVDGRQIRVDQAGKSSDSRSRGYRGGSAGGRGFFRGGRGRGRGFSRGGGDRGYGGSRFESRSGGYGGSRDYYSRSQGGGYGDRSSGGSYRDSYDSYGKAGSEGATLRGPRWEPGAPRRPRE
- the LOC119525357 gene encoding proline-rich protein HaeIII subfamily 1-like isoform X1, with amino-acid sequence MGAVSWFQCQGPGPEVVWGGQQGGAAAGGAPRPQTPPPGLGATPPSSRGAEEWGVDNLQAEAGDAAPSLPAPPPQGRWGPTPEFGSSPTHGPPCPGRAENRQPLVSPGTGGPRATRE
- the LOC119525355 gene encoding cold-inducible RNA-binding protein isoform X4 — translated: MASDEGKLFVGGLSFDTNEQSLEQVFSKYGQISEVVVVKDRETQRSRGFGFVTFENIDDAKDAMMAMNGKSVDGRQIRVDQAGKSSDSRSRGYRGGSAGGRGFFRGGRGRGRGFSRGGGDRGYGGSRFESRSGGYGGSRDYYSRSQGGGYGDRSSGGSYRDSYDSYATHNE
- the LOC119525357 gene encoding uncharacterized protein LOC119525357 isoform X2, encoding MWPPGGARPGPGPACCSSPGRYTHRYTPEAQVRKADPRHSAGVPDYRRAQSHKRVTVPAKLVPLIAEVWGTLQDLQLNSGQAPP
- the LOC119525355 gene encoding cold-inducible RNA-binding protein isoform X1, which produces MASDEGKLFVGGLSFDTNEQSLEQVFSKYGQISEVVVVKDRETQRSRGFGFVTFENIDDAKDAMMAMNGKSVDGRQIRVDQAGKSSDSRSRGYRGGSAGGRGFFRGGRGRGRGFSRGGGDRGYGGSRFESRSGGYGGSRDYYSSRSQGGGYGDRSSGGSYRDSYDSYGKAGSEGATLRGPRWEPGAPRRPRE
- the LOC119525355 gene encoding cold-inducible RNA-binding protein isoform X3 yields the protein MASDEGKLFVGGLSFDTNEQSLEQVFSKYGQISEVVVVKDRETQRSRGFGFVTFENIDDAKDAMMAMNGKSVDGRQIRVDQAGKSSDSRSRGYRGGSAGGRGFFRGGRGRGRGFSRGGGDRGYGGSRFESRSGGYGGSRDYYSSRSQGGGYGDRSSGGSYRDSYDSYATHNE
- the LOC119525355 gene encoding cold-inducible RNA-binding protein isoform X5 yields the protein MASDEGKLFVGGLSFDTNEQSLEQVFSKYGQISEVVVVKDRETQRSRGFGFVTFENIDDAKDAMMAMNGKSVDGRQIRVDQAGKSSDSRSRGYRGGSAGGRGFFRGGRGRGRGFSRGGGDRGYGGSRFESRSGGYGGSRDYYSSRSQGGGYGDRSSGGSYRDSYDSYG